One genomic window of Cercospora beticola chromosome 5, complete sequence includes the following:
- a CDS encoding uncharacterized protein (antiSMASH:Cluster_3) — protein MDCFQELTLDICHCGAASCEHRLLAQLREEENRALKQMVRELTAKIDSLRSNDVRANQDQDASASTDCAGAETKPRDGATLWGEIDFPANESGSDSGYFSDDFQSEEGGADAISAEASSDDATEADDASDWTETWGQSEQPTSTTAWDDIGEETFVCTVPDDKKAFWEPSAHSRVAAEVLSDVLDEALLSCSRTVYRAFDKLDRETCFEKWDGPKHVGWGRSEILDALFTRTNFYQVFGGNQEAGKLALDAAVRMRNAACHPCNRRRDDPEACTVEHVDHLLAMAQDLPRMLGNNEEVVVMQGLRDKLQTEAQKTWTELLELAAHPVEPTMDNVSKALCRTSWDFGFALLPKEKDIPLLVAALRQEAESRRRNDTAGPRW, from the coding sequence ATGGACTGCTTCCAAGAATTGACGCTCGACATCTGCCACTGCGGTGCCGCCTCATGCGAACACCGCCTTCTGGCTCAGCTcagagaagaggaaaacCGGGCCCTCAAGCAGATGGTGCGAGAGCTCACTGCTAAGATTGACTCTCTCCGCTCGAATGACGTTCGAGCCAATCAGGATCAAGATGCTTCGGCATCGACCGACTGCGCTGGTGCGGAGACAAAGCCACGGGACGGTGCAACTCTCTGGGGCGAGATCGATTTCCCAGCCAACGAATCTGGATCTGACTCGGGTTACTTCTCGGACGATTTTCAGAGCGAAGAGGGTGGTGCCGACGCGATCTCCGCTGAGGCTAGCTCTGACGATGCCACCGAGGCTGATGACGCCTCAGATTGGACGGAGACATGGGGGCAGAGCGAACAGCCCACTTCAACCACTGCTTGGGATGACATTGGTGAGGAGACTTTCGTTTGCACAGTGCCAGACGATAAGAAGGCATTCTGGGAGCCCTCGGCTCACTCTCGCGTGGCTGCAGAGGTCCTTTCTGACGTTCTCGACGAAGCCCTGCTATCTTGCTCTCGGACCGTGTACAGGGCGTTCGACAAGCTTGACAGAGAAACGTGCTTTGAGAAGTGGGATGGCCCGAAGCACGTCGGATGGGGCCGCTCAGAGATTCTGGATGCTCTCTTCACGCGCACGAACTTCTATCAAGTGTTCGGTGGGAACCAGGAAGCAGGTAAACTGGCTCTCGACGCAGCTGTCAGGATGCGCAACGCTGCTTGCCATCCTTGCAACCGTCGCAGAGATGATCCGGAAGCATGCACGGTCGAGCATGTTGATCACCTGCTCGCGATGGCACAGGATCTCCCGCGTATGCTTGGCAACAACGAAGAGGTGGTTGTCATGCAGGGGCTCAGAGACAAGCTGCAGACGGAGGCACAGAAAACATGGACCGAGCTTCTGGAGTTGGCCGCTCACCCCGTCGAGCCCACGATGGACAACGTCTCCAAGGCACTGTGTCGCACTTCCTGGGATTTCGGCTTCGCCCTGCTACCAAAGGAGAAAGACATTCCGCTCCTGGTCGCTGCGCTGAGACAGGAAGCAGAAAGCCGCCGGAGGAACGACACTGCTGGTCCTCGCTGGTGA
- a CDS encoding uncharacterized protein (SMCOG1001:short-chain dehydrogenase/reductase SDR~antiSMASH:Cluster_3), with the protein MATAMGKRLEGKTIVITGASSGIGKATAQEFARTSPKNLKIVLTARRVDALKQLAADINKEVGDGVKVLPVQLDVSKPEEVKQFIPNLPQEFQDIDVLVNNAGLVKGVDKAGEIKDEDITVQFATNVTGLINMTQEVLKVMKKKGESGAGDIINIGSIAGREPYPGGSIYCATKAAVRSFTDAMRKELIATRIRVIEIDPGQVETEFSVVRFYGDKEKADAVYKGVTPLTPDDIAETIVFSAGRPENVVIADLLVFPNHQAGAGILHRKPSSKI; encoded by the exons ATGGCTACTGCTATGGGAAAACGCCTTGAAGGCAAGACAATTGTTATCACGGGAGCTTCTTCTGGCATTGGGAAAGCCACCGCGCAAGAGTTCGCTCGCACGTCGCCGAAGAACCTCAAGATCGTCCTTACAGCTCGCCGAGTCGATGCACTGAAGCAATTGGCAGCGGATATCAACAAGGAAGTAGGAGATGGCGTAAAAGTGCTGCCCGTCCAACTAGACGTCAGCAAGCCAGAGGAAGTGAAGCAATTCATCCCAAACCTGCCACAAGAATTCCAGGACATTGATGTCCTGGTCAACAACGCTGGACTCGTGAAGGGCGTGGACAAAGCAGGCGAGATCAAGGACGAGGACATTACTGTGCAATTTGCGACAAACGTGACAGGTCTGATCAACATGACGCAAGAAGTCCTCAAGgtcatgaagaagaagggagaGTCCGGAGCAGGAGATATCATCAATATTGGATCGATCGCTGGTCGTGAACCATACCCCGGAGGAAGCATTTACTGCGCTACGAAAGCTGCTGTGCGATCCTTCACAGATGCTATGCGGAAAGAGTTGATCGCGACGAGGATAAGGGTTATCGAGATCGATCCTGGTCAGGTGGAGACGGAGTTCTCGGTCGTGCGATTCTATGGTGATAAGGAGAAGGCCGATGCTGTATACAAGGGTGTCACGCCTTTGACACCAGATGATATTGCTGAGACGATTGTGTTCTCCGCTGGGAGACCTGAGAATGTGGTCATCGCTGACCTGCTCGTGTTCCCTAACCACCAG GCTGGTGCAGGTATACTGCACAGGAAACCATCTTCAAAGATTTAG
- a CDS encoding uncharacterized protein (antiSMASH:Cluster_3) translates to MAAFVRVSGPPNSNFLVGYPGISATLPRIEGRVEIRPGVGVSAPVQVSLVTVSLQRRESIQPNADSFVRNLNSSNRKEITDIVGKEMLLFRCPPGKESESILCMDLPFVIFIPYGRGGEEIARRVPPASLQLDKRTAETYYEIVVTVQQGHQEQRKYPFPVPISRYDTLSTFGMYNRPESAEKVSDHLVTLGISLPRWSYGPLDPVSVYIKLSPNPDWTSKAKRVTIQDITVGIDEEIIYNPEGDEPLRKTKTLAKHKQSVGVKLPEAGYFTNLGLVFPARELRDNEGVLPRGRKEFPMYAVSGFTTTGTLYKIEYYLTVKAKMSSARDILLRQPIVVCPFDHAGCKEEMEAIEQAAKDAAHISPENPMLPAASIIKANDPAGLRALGVTMVGAQRRPLIE, encoded by the exons ATGGCCGCGTTCGTGAGGGTTTCTGGACCGCCCAACAGCAACTTCTTGGTGGGGTATCCAGGCATATCTGCGACTTTG cctcgTATAGAAGGCCGCGTTGAGATTCGACCTGGTGTCGGAGTCAGCGCTCCAGTTCAGGTGTCGCTAGTGACTGTGTCGCTACAGCGGCGCGAATCGATTCAGCCAAATGCCGACTCCTTCGTGCGGAACCTCAACTCCTCGAACCGGAAAGAGATCACAGATATCGTGGGGAAAGAGATGCTCCTATTCAGATGTCCGCCAGGGAAAGAGTCAGAGTCGATACTTTGCATGGATCTACCCTTTGTGATATTCATACCATACGGacgtggaggagaggagattgCGCGGCGTGTACCTCCAGCGAGTCTACAATTGGACAAGAGAACAGCTGAGACGTACTACGAGATCGTGGTCACTGTGCAGCAAGGGCATCAAGAGCAAAGGAAGTACCCCTTCCCAGTCCCTATATCTCGTTACGACACATTGAGCACATTCGGCATGTACAACCGGCCAGAAAGCGCCGAGAAGGTCTCAGACCACCTCGTCACACTTGGAATCAGTCTCCCGCGATGGAGTTACGGGCCGCTGGATCCAGTTTCAGTGTACATCAAGCTGTCACCAAATCCTGACTGGACGAGTAAGGCGAAACGAGTCACGATACAGGACATTACGGTGGGCATTGACGAAGAGATCATTTACAACCCAGAAGGAGACGAGCCGTTacggaagacgaagacgttGGCAAAGCACAAGCAGAGCGTAGGCGTCAAACTACCCGAAGCAGGTTACTTCACGAATTTAGGCCTCGTGTTTCCCGCCAGAGAGCTGAGAGACAACGAGGGCGTGTTACCAAGAGGTCGAAAAGAGTTCCCAATGTACGCCGTGAGCGGTTTCACGACCACTGGAACGCTGTACAAGATTGAATACTATCTCACAGTGAAG GCAAAAATGTCTTCAGCCCGAGATATCTTGCTTCGACAACCGATAGTTGTATGTCCCTTCGATCACGCCGGCTGCAAGGAAGAAATGGAAGCGATCGAGCAGGCAGCGAAGGATGCAGCACACATCTCGCCTGAGAACCCTATGCTGCCTGCAGCTTCCATCATCAAGGCAAATGATCCGGCAGGTCTTAGGGCTCTTGGTGTAACTATGGTCGGCGCGCAGCGAAGACCATTGATCGAATGA
- a CDS encoding uncharacterized protein (SMCOG1001:short-chain dehydrogenase/reductase SDR~antiSMASH:Cluster_3), producing MAIYIAAQALFDGIDSVPYLWPLLKTAPWLFLLWLLKTFFQGAKNTSERNMHGKVILVTGGTSGVGEATVRSLATRGAQIVLLTQHSLSDPFIVDFIQDLREDTDNQLITAEQVDLSSLHSIRTFATKWIDNAPPRRLDMIMLFANTITPGKSKIQSTNEGVEVNWQINYLGNFHLLSILSPALRAQPPDRDVRVIFGTCNSYLGGDFLHITQGAESKSKDSKKKSDKSASPPTKFSPGNAYATSKLALTTFALAFQKHLSAYKRPDGAPNNAKVILADPGFCRTPGMRRWMTRGSLFGLFLYLITYPLWLLILKSPDAGAQSFLYASMEEKFARSEGGILLKEVKERTFLRKDVEDEDVQKKLWQYSEKMVEEAEKRGAEYRAKVKREEQDAKDEEEAVKQMNEYKENVGKKDTKKEGSRRSKKAG from the exons ATGGCCATCTACATCGCCGCACAGGCACTCTTTGATGGCATCGACTCGGTGCCATACCTCTGGCCGCTGCTCAAGACAGCTCCGTGGCTGTTTCTACTATGGCTGCTCAAAACTTTCTTTCAGGGCGCAAAGAACACGAGCGAGAGGAATATGCACGGCAAGGTCATTCTTGTGACA GGAGGCACGTCTGGCGTCGGAGAAGCTACAGTACGATCACTAGCAACACGAGGAGCGCAAATTGTGCTCTTGACGCAACACTCCTTGTCCGATCCCTTCATCGTCGACTTTATTCAGGACCTGCGCGAAGATACCGACAATCAGCTCATCACTGCCGAACAAGTCGACCTGTCCTCGCTCCATAGCATTCGAACGTTTGCGACGAAATGGATCGACAATGCCCCGCCGAGACGACTAGACATGATTATGCTGTTCGCGAACACAATCACACCAGGAAAGAGCAAGATTCAGAGCACAAATGAGGGCGTGGAGGTCAATTGGCAGATCAATTACTTGGGCAACTTCCACTTGTTGAGCATATTGAGTCCGGCATTGAGAGCACAGCCTCCGGATCGAGATGTCAGGGTGATCTTTGGGACGTGCAATTCATATCTGGGCGGAGATTTCTTGCATATAACGCAAGGTGCTGAATCCAAGAGCAaggacagcaagaagaaatcaGACAAGTCGGCGTCACCGCCTACCAAGTTCAGCCCCGGTAATGCGTACGCTACGAGCAAGCTTGCTCTTACGACTTTTGCGCTGGCATTTCAGAAGCACTTGTCTGCATATAAGCGCCCGGATGGAGCTCCAAACAATGCCAAAGTCATTCTGGCAGATCCTGGGTTTTGCAGGACGCCTGGGATGAGACGATGGATGACGCGAGGCTCGCTCTTTGGCTTGTTTCTCTATCTGATCACATACCCACTCTGGCTGTTGATACTCAAATCGCCCGACGCTGGTGCACAAAGCTTCCTCTATGCCAGCATGGAGGAGAAGTTCGCGCGAAGTGAAGGCGGGATACTGCTCAAAGAGGTCAAGGAGAGGACATTCTTGAGGAAAGatgtggaggatgaggatgtgcAGAAGAAGTTATGGCAGTACAGTGAGAAGATGGTagaagaggcagagaagagaGGGGCAGAGTATCGCGCGAAGGTCAAGCGGGAAGAACAGGACGCgaaagatgaggaggaagcggtCAAGCAAATGAacgagtataaagagaacgTCGGAAAGAAGGACACTAAAAAAGAAGGCAGTCGGAGAAGCAAGAAAGCAGGTTGA
- a CDS encoding uncharacterized protein (antiSMASH:Cluster_3): MAQDYNEYLAASVLNEQQLVSYRNLSRALKVHSNLAKQMLYEFHRKQNTKKPGSVHATYLVTGTKQSSTQTNGTQSQNDGEDTVMQSSPPLPSSSFQRPDEEERDSTPVKTIMIVKEENLEQAKAQFDAITGIHIYSLQANGLSDIQTLTECSRKVMTDYASEDPLKNWKQYGVIQNPNVKRRERRNGPPPAAPVPAKKVEPVKAAAPPTLTKQASTASNVSAKAATEPAKTTTSKTTAAKKDTSNIFKSFAKGAASANAKKSESQQSSKAATPAPAEDVDMTGFSEDDDDDGGSGLAEEPEAKQPSGPTKKDRKADLEAMMDMDDEPMEDAAPTPEAEKDEEEEAHDEGAIDKPAAKEEPKETVTVENGRRRGRRRVMKKKTVKDEEGYLVTREEAAWESFSEEEPAPKKPKTSAPAPSTNKPAAKKGGKPGQGNIMSFFAKK, from the exons ATGGCGCAAGACTACAACGAGTACCTCGCAGCCAGTGTGCTCAATGAGCAACAGTTGGTGAGCTATCGCAATCTGAGCCGGGCATTGAAAGTGCATAGCAATCTGGCCAAGCA GATGCTGTATGAGTTCCACCGCAAGCAGAACACGAAGAAGCCGGGCAGTGTACACGCAACATATCTTGTCACGGGCACGAAACAATCGAGCACTCAGACGAACGGGACGCAAAGCCAAAATGATGGGGAAGACACTGTTATGCAGAGCAGTCCACCGCTGCCCAGTAGCTCTTTCCAGAGaccagatgaggaggaacGGGATTCGACACCGGTAAAGACTATCATGAtcgtgaaggaggagaatTTGGAACAGGCGAAAGCACAGTTCGATGCAATTACAGGGATACACATCTACAGTCTGCAGGCCAACGGCTTAAGCGATATACAGACATTAACCGAATGCAGTCGGAAGGTCATGACGGACTATGCATCGGAGGATCCTCTAAAAAATTGGAAACAGTATGGCGTGATACAGAACCCGAAcgtgaagaggagagaaagaCGAAATGGACCTCCTCCAGCCGCACCTGTCCCGGCGAAGAAGGTCGAGCCCGTAAAAGCAGCTGCTCCTCCGACTTTGACCAAACAAGCCTCGACGGCCTCGAATGTGTCTGCGAAAGCTGCAACAGAGCCTGCGAAGACAACAACAAGCaagacaacagcagcgaagAAAGATACATCGAATATCTTCAAGTCCTTTGCGAAAGGAGCGGCCTCTGCCAACGCGAAGAAGTCGGAATCTCAGCAGAGCTCAAAGGCAGCCACACCTGCTCCAGCTGAAGATGTCGATATGACAGGGTTCTcagaggatgatgacgatgatggtggAAGTGGTCTGGCCGAAGAGCCGGAAGCGAAACAACCAAGTGGACCAACGAAGAAAGATCGCAAAGCGGATCTTGAGGCAATGATGGATATGGATGACGAGCCGATGGAAGACGCCGCGCCCACGCCAGAAGCCGAgaaggatgaagaggaagaagcgcaTGACGAGGGCGCCATTGACAAGCCTGCTGCCAAGGAGGAGCCGAAGGAGACGGTGACTGTAGAGAATGGcaggagaagaggcagaCGTAGAGTCATGAAGAAAAAGACTGTCAAGGATGAAGAGGGGTATCTTG TCacccgagaagaagctgcatgGGAGTCGTTCTCAGAGGAAGAGCCTGCACcaaagaagccaaagaccTCTGCGCCAGCCCCCTCGACAAACAAGCCCGCCGCAAAGAAGGGTGGCAAGCCCGGACAGGGGAACATcatgtccttcttcgcaaAGAAGTAG
- a CDS encoding uncharacterized protein (antiSMASH:Cluster_3) — protein MTDLCKNCGCCHLGMDPSPCQKMLESCHTCKQWGHTTNFCPLGVRDANGQIGPLPCELPLQQCTQCHNYGHIAHYCPVNPLPLRLMRNNAQAPPRQAASADRKRKHEDEEENDRLMVKLPLAVLDIKHVHPSLLAQIRRSLVNEVTQLLQHHTRDDVLALFLHDVPLPPSASRLEGGNRPVDQMGAFRPSSHYASAKIPEQQLALSPSAQQVARVPVTPITAKKAKKNTGQKPCADCKARHQRCRHTIADGERPSDTPALPESADHATLQPALDQQLALDSGLQQSQVEDVFTNQPMLSGAEQMGTISSDLTLNAPAVGFVPQDTHQEQAWMLNTTVSDLNMLAEAAQQVNAQLEQTPSNDHVVVQAGVEIHPSSEHFNAMDFSQLLNSDSAALPTNGDAHDGQFHGVLGIPSEADQPRKRSTRKKKT, from the exons ATGACCGACCTCTGCAAGAATTGCGGTTGCTGTCACCTGGGCATGGATCCGTCGCCGTGTCAGAAGATGCTTGAGTCCTGTCACACCTGCAAGCAATGGGGACACACCACGAACTTCTGTCCTTTGGGCGTGCGCGACGCGAATGGTCAGATCGGACCATTG CCATGCGAGTTACCACTCCAGCAATGCACTCAGTGCCACAACTACGGACACATCGCGCATTACTGCCCAGTCAACCCGCTGCCACTGAGACTCATGAGAAACAACGCCCAGGCTCCTCCGCGACAAGCAGCTAGTGCTGATCGCAAACGTAagcacgaagacgaggaggagaacgACAGACTGATGGTCAAGCTGCCGTTGGCGGTTCTCGACATCAAACACGTTCACCCAT CACTGCTTGCGCAGATTCGTAGGAGTTTAGTGAACGAGGTCACTCAGCTACTCCAGCATCATACGCGCGACGACGTCCTGGCTTTGTTCCTGCACGATGTTCCTCTTCCACCGTCTGCCAGTCGCTTGGAGGGCGGGAATCGCCCTGTCGACCAAATGGGAGCATTCAGACCCAGCAGTCATTATGCTTCGGCGAAGATTCCTGAGCAACAACTTGCCCTGTCGCCATCAGCACAGCAAGTAGCTCGTGTTCCGGTCACACCAATCACTGCAAAGAAGGCTAAGAAAAACACCGGACAGAAGCCATGTGCAGATTGCAAAGCCAGACATCAGAGGTGCAGACACACCATTGCCGACGGTGAACGTCCGTCAGACACTCCCGCTTTGCCAGAGTCTGCCGATCATGCAACGCTGCAGCCAGCTCTTGATCAGCAACTCGCCTTGGATTCCGGGCTTCAGCAAAGTCAAGTCGAAGACGTGTTCACCAATCAGCCGATGCTCTCCGGCGCTGAGCAGATGGGCACAATTTCATCGGATCTTACGCTGAATGCTCCAGCTGTCGGATTTGTTCCCCAGGACACTCACCAAGAGCAGGCATGGATGCTCAACACAACTGTCAGCGATCTCAACATGCTAGCCGAAGCTGCGCAACAGGTGAATGCTCAACTGGAGCAGACGCCATCGAACGATCACGTCGTCGTTCAAGCCGGTGTCGAGATCCACCCTTCGAGTGAGCATTTCAACGCCATGGACTTTAGCCAGCTTCTCAACAGTGACTCCGCGGCTCTTCCCACGAACGGCGATGCCCACGATGGGCAGTTTCATGGTGTGCTTGGTATTCCATCAGAAGCCGACCAGCCGAGAAAGCGTTCCACTCGAAAGAAGA AGACGTAG
- a CDS encoding uncharacterized protein (antiSMASH:Cluster_3) — MASFSSLPAELRIAIWQFSIPEPRNIVLSWNGKEFRSNGTPPNIAHVCHEAREEISKVYDLTFASPSGSPAKTWFDFARDALFITDDALERMSAKTLSRVQKLKRFRYTAAMAIKCSS, encoded by the coding sequence ATggcctccttctcttctctcccgGCCGAGCTTCGCATTGCGATCTGGCAATTCAGTATACCCGAGCCACGGAACATCGTCTTATCATGGAATGGCAAAGAATTCAGGTCGAACGGCACACCGCCAAACATCGCTCACGTTTGCCATGAGGCACGAGAAGAAATTTCAAAAGTGTACGATTTGACTTTTGCTTCACCCAGCGGTTCACCTGCCAAGACCTGGTTCGACTTTGCTCGTGATGCCCTATTCATCACAGACGATGCGCTGGAGCGCATGTCAGCAAAGACACTGTCACGTGTCCAGAAGCTTAAACGCTTTCGCTACACTGCTGCGATGGCCATCAAATGTTCGTCCTGA
- the CYP10 gene encoding Peptidyl-prolyl cis-trans isomerase cyp10 (antiSMASH:Cluster_3) has protein sequence MSVTLFTTHGNIKVELFCQACEKTTYNFLALCASGAYDGSPFHRLIKDFMIQGGSPAKGNTKESTSIWGENFEDEIKPSLRHHQRGMLSMANKGPATNGSQFFITLAAASHLDGKNTVFGRVLEGWDVLDKMEEVPVDKKSRPQEAIRIQSVQIHANPLAEQQR, from the coding sequence ATGTCGGTCACACTGTTCACGACGCACGGCAACATCAAGGTCGAACTCTTCTGCCAGGCTTGCGAGAAGACGACATACAACTTTCTAGCTCTCTGCGCCAGCGGTGCTTACGATGGATCGCCGTTTCACAGATTGATTAAAGATTTCATGATCCAAGGTGGATCTCCCGCCAAGGGAAACACCAAGGAATCGACATCGATCTGGGGCGAGAACTTCGAAGACGAAATCAAGCCCAGTCTACGGCACCATCAAAGAGGAATGCTCTCAATGGCCAACAAAGGACCGGCCACTAACGGTAGCCAATTCTTCATCACTCTCGCCGCAGCTTCACATCTCGACGGCAAGAATACTGTGTTCGGCAGGGTCCTGGAGGGCTGGGACGTACTCGATAAAATGGAAGAAGTACCGGTGGACAAGAAGAGCCGGCCGCAGGAAGCGATCAGGATACAAAGTGTCCAAATACACGCCAATCCTCTAGCAGAACAACAGCGGTGA